The following proteins come from a genomic window of Helicobacter canadensis MIT 98-5491:
- a CDS encoding NAD(P)-binding domain-containing protein — translation MKEIYDIAIIGGGPGGIGSAVESVILGIKDVILFEKGENHSTTIRKFYKDNKRVDKDYKGQKVELNGNIYFCDGTKESTLDLFDEIIAENNFEAQFQTEVESITKEGEYFLIHTTQNTSVKAKFIIISIGKMGQPNKPSYSIPSTIRSVVNFNANSCKNGEKILVVGGGNSAVEYACILSETNPVTLNYRRTEFARINDTNQENLNACLKAGKITPKLGIDIASLEDENGKPKVNFTDGTSETFDRIVYAIGGMAPIDFLKKCNLALDENGVPLIDENHQSSINKIYIAGDILYKNGGSIAAALNHGFHIVQEIKKRL, via the coding sequence ATGAAAGAAATTTATGATATTGCAATTATTGGTGGAGGACCAGGCGGAATTGGATCAGCAGTAGAATCTGTTATTTTAGGAATTAAAGATGTTATCTTATTTGAAAAAGGAGAAAATCACTCCACAACCATTCGTAAATTCTACAAAGATAACAAACGCGTTGATAAAGATTATAAGGGGCAAAAAGTAGAACTTAATGGAAATATCTATTTTTGCGATGGCACAAAAGAAAGCACTTTGGATTTATTTGATGAGATTATTGCTGAAAATAACTTTGAAGCACAATTTCAAACAGAAGTCGAATCAATCACTAAAGAGGGAGAATATTTCTTAATTCACACCACACAAAACACTTCTGTTAAAGCAAAATTTATTATTATTTCTATTGGAAAAATGGGACAACCTAACAAGCCTTCTTATTCAATTCCAAGCACCATTAGAAGTGTAGTAAATTTCAATGCTAATAGCTGTAAAAATGGCGAAAAAATTCTTGTAGTTGGTGGAGGAAACTCTGCTGTAGAATATGCTTGCATACTTAGCGAAACCAATCCCGTAACACTTAATTACAGACGCACAGAGTTTGCAAGGATTAATGACACCAATCAAGAAAACTTAAATGCTTGTTTAAAAGCAGGAAAAATTACCCCAAAACTTGGTATTGACATTGCTAGTCTTGAAGATGAGAATGGAAAACCAAAAGTGAATTTTACCGATGGCACAAGCGAGACTTTTGATAGAATTGTCTATGCTATTGGCGGAATGGCTCCTATTGATTTTCTCAAAAAATGTAATCTAGCTCTTGATGAAAATGGAGTTCCATTGATTGATGAAAATCACCAAAGTTCAATTAATAAAATTTATATTGCTGGAGATATTCTCTATAAAAATGGTGGATCTATTGCAGCTGCACTCAATCACGGATTTCATATTGTGCAAGAAATTAAAAAGAGATTATAA
- a CDS encoding potassium channel family protein, with product MAFTKLKKLLHWEGTQKPDVDLSGLLYEQLKPFRLPFILLFLGLLLSTLGYIVITDYTLIEAFFQSSYTFTTTGFGALKESEFDALSIIYTAIVMLAGSAVLSFCVIGVIDTLNRGKLISVIKERSMIYKIARLKNHFIICHHNEYTIQLSKQFREAHIPFVVVDSHQSLEDIALKYRYPFFINEDPLEEIAMLKSHLSSARGVIALSNNIADNIAQIVSVRLYEKELGRKPYFIIANANNSEEEEKLKKLGADCVVSPSKLFAQRVNAMATRPDMENLLERFAYQKDTPLDLEEIVVPRYSWLVLKKLKESHLREITQTSIVGITQKDGKFISMPNGDTLVTSECKLLVIGTSHGIRLTKQLVSKKDKPEELKYV from the coding sequence GTGGCTTTCACAAAACTCAAAAAACTTCTTCATTGGGAAGGCACTCAAAAGCCTGATGTTGATTTATCTGGCTTGTTATATGAGCAACTAAAGCCTTTTCGCCTTCCTTTTATTTTACTTTTTCTAGGATTATTGCTTAGCACACTTGGTTATATTGTCATTACCGATTACACTCTAATTGAAGCATTCTTTCAAAGCTCTTATACTTTCACAACAACTGGATTTGGTGCCTTAAAAGAAAGCGAATTTGATGCTTTGAGTATTATTTATACTGCTATTGTTATGTTAGCAGGTTCTGCTGTTTTAAGCTTCTGCGTCATTGGCGTAATTGACACTTTAAACCGAGGAAAACTTATCTCAGTCATCAAGGAACGGAGTATGATTTACAAAATTGCGCGTCTTAAGAATCATTTTATCATCTGTCATCACAATGAATACACTATTCAACTCTCCAAACAATTTAGAGAAGCTCACATTCCTTTTGTTGTTGTTGATAGCCATCAATCACTAGAAGACATTGCCCTAAAATATCGTTATCCCTTTTTTATCAATGAAGATCCTTTGGAAGAAATTGCAATGCTAAAATCCCATTTATCTAGTGCAAGAGGAGTGATTGCATTGTCTAACAATATCGCTGATAATATTGCCCAAATCGTTTCTGTAAGACTCTATGAAAAGGAATTAGGCAGGAAGCCTTATTTTATCATTGCTAATGCCAACAATAGTGAAGAAGAAGAAAAATTAAAAAAACTCGGTGCAGATTGCGTTGTCTCTCCATCCAAACTTTTTGCACAAAGAGTAAATGCAATGGCAACAAGACCGGATATGGAAAATTTACTTGAACGCTTTGCTTATCAAAAAGACACGCCTTTAGATTTAGAAGAAATTGTCGTTCCACGCTATTCTTGGCTTGTTCTTAAAAAATTAAAAGAATCACATTTGCGTGAGATCACACAAACTTCCATTGTTGGAATCACGCAAAAAGATGGAAAATTTATCTCTATGCCCAATGGAGATACACTTGTAACTAGCGAATGCAAATTGCTTGTCATTGGAACCTCACATGGAATACGCCTAACCAAGCAATTAGTATCCAAAAAAGATAAACCAGAGGAGTTAAAATATGTTTAA
- the rpmB gene encoding 50S ribosomal protein L28, protein MAKRCVFSGKGPMVGNNVSHANNKTKKRSLPNLRVVRIKLEDGTTAKVRIAASTLRTMKKRS, encoded by the coding sequence ATGGCAAAAAGATGTGTTTTTAGCGGAAAAGGTCCAATGGTTGGAAACAATGTGAGCCACGCAAACAATAAAACAAAAAAACGCTCATTACCTAATCTAAGAGTAGTTCGAATCAAATTAGAAGATGGCACAACTGCAAAAGTTAGAATCGCTGCTTCTACTCTACGCACAATGAAAAAACGCTCTTAA
- the ccoS gene encoding cbb3-type cytochrome oxidase assembly protein CcoS has translation MNTTMVGVMLATSLIIGLLGLIAFLWGLKNGQFDDEKKMMQGVLFDNEEDLRRAANNKPTKKDKK, from the coding sequence ATGAATACAACTATGGTAGGTGTTATGCTTGCAACTTCATTAATTATAGGGCTTTTAGGATTAATCGCATTTCTTTGGGGATTGAAAAATGGGCAATTTGATGATGAGAAGAAAATGATGCAAGGCGTTTTGTTTGATAATGAAGAAGATTTACGCCGTGCTGCAAATAATAAACCTACTAAAAAGGATAAAAAATGA
- the argJ gene encoding bifunctional glutamate N-acetyltransferase/amino-acid acetyltransferase ArgJ yields MFNLFPIENGVCAPIGFYCDGVSAGLKANSQLDIAFIYADSLCDVEGIFTENKFCAAPITHFRQYGENFKTNFVLINSKNANALTGDEGVQNIQEILAKLQTTFPHITNPIMSSTGTIGVQLPKEKIMQSFSYFNLETKNNQNASQAIMTTDRFNKTIAFEVFLDDTRSFKIGAICKGAGMINPSLATMLCFITTDAAIPKEDIRPLLLKAAKTTFNAISVDGDTSTNDTILLLSNQKSGNYDKEAFLFALEKIMHKLATDIVRDGEGATKLVAFEVKGAKTEKEAEICAKALSQSPLVKTALFGCDPNWGRIASTIGASGIECNPNTLEIYFGDICVYSEGKIYFDSLNEEKAARVLKQDSFKISCNIGLGKESFVAYGCDLGYEYVKINADYRT; encoded by the coding sequence ATGTTTAATCTTTTTCCAATTGAAAATGGAGTTTGTGCGCCTATTGGCTTTTATTGTGATGGAGTAAGTGCAGGACTAAAGGCAAATTCACAACTCGATATTGCTTTTATTTATGCTGATTCTTTGTGTGATGTGGAAGGTATCTTCACAGAAAACAAATTTTGTGCTGCTCCTATTACACATTTTAGGCAATATGGAGAAAATTTTAAAACCAATTTTGTTTTAATTAATTCCAAAAATGCCAATGCGCTAACTGGAGATGAAGGTGTCCAAAATATCCAAGAAATCTTAGCAAAATTGCAAACCACTTTCCCCCATATCACCAATCCCATAATGAGCTCAACTGGCACTATTGGAGTGCAACTCCCAAAAGAAAAAATAATGCAATCTTTTAGTTATTTTAATCTAGAAACAAAAAATAATCAAAACGCTTCTCAAGCCATTATGACAACTGATCGCTTCAATAAAACCATTGCTTTTGAAGTTTTTTTGGATGACACAAGAAGCTTTAAGATTGGTGCTATTTGCAAGGGAGCAGGAATGATTAATCCCTCTTTAGCTACAATGTTATGTTTTATTACCACCGATGCAGCTATCCCCAAAGAAGATATACGCCCACTTCTTCTTAAAGCTGCAAAAACAACTTTTAATGCCATTAGTGTCGATGGTGATACTTCAACAAATGACACGATTCTCTTGCTTAGTAACCAAAAAAGTGGAAACTATGATAAAGAAGCGTTTCTCTTTGCATTAGAAAAAATTATGCACAAACTTGCCACAGATATTGTGCGAGATGGGGAAGGTGCTACTAAGCTTGTTGCCTTTGAAGTTAAAGGTGCTAAAACAGAAAAGGAAGCTGAGATTTGTGCTAAAGCTCTTAGCCAATCTCCGCTAGTAAAAACTGCACTTTTTGGCTGCGATCCAAATTGGGGAAGAATCGCTTCTACTATTGGCGCAAGTGGGATTGAATGCAATCCTAATACTTTAGAGATTTATTTTGGAGATATTTGCGTGTATAGCGAGGGTAAAATCTATTTTGATAGCCTTAATGAAGAAAAAGCTGCTAGAGTCTTAAAGCAAGACTCTTTTAAAATCTCTTGCAATATTGGCTTAGGCAAAGAATCTTTTGTCGCCTATGGTTGTGATTTGGGCTATGAATATGTAAAAATCAACGCAGATTATCGCACTTAA
- the acpS gene encoding holo-ACP synthase produces MFELGIDLVSIARIETFLQRFNQKGLARFLNAEEIKLAKNSQTIAGFWAAKEACSKALKCGISKELNFHDMIISKDKKGAPLLTLTKNKMEHFNLHSLSLSISHDSGFAIAVVAVIFKNKET; encoded by the coding sequence TTGTTTGAATTAGGTATAGATTTAGTTTCTATTGCAAGAATAGAAACTTTTTTGCAAAGATTTAATCAAAAAGGGCTTGCTCGATTTCTTAACGCAGAAGAAATAAAACTCGCCAAAAACTCTCAAACTATTGCAGGTTTTTGGGCAGCAAAAGAAGCTTGTTCTAAAGCTTTAAAATGTGGTATTTCTAAAGAATTAAACTTTCATGATATGATTATCTCAAAAGATAAAAAAGGTGCTCCCTTGCTTACTTTAACAAAAAATAAAATGGAGCACTTTAATCTCCATTCACTAAGCCTCTCCATCTCCCATGATAGCGGCTTTGCTATTGCAGTTGTAGCAGTAATTTTTAAAAATAAAGAAACTTAA
- the cutA gene encoding divalent cation tolerance protein CutA: MSLMLLQTTTTEENSQVLMKDALKSGLVSCIQKVPIESYYYWENTLKQDKEILLTFKVNQSDFEKLRVLIEAKHIYEIPEIVGMPLDYISSKYQRWHNETIKTLKDKF, encoded by the coding sequence ATGTCTTTGATGCTCTTACAGACAACCACAACAGAAGAAAACTCTCAAGTATTAATGAAAGATGCCTTAAAGAGTGGTTTGGTTTCTTGTATTCAAAAAGTGCCTATAGAGAGTTATTATTATTGGGAAAATACCTTAAAACAGGATAAGGAAATTTTATTAACTTTCAAAGTTAATCAAAGTGATTTTGAAAAATTGAGAGTTTTAATAGAAGCAAAGCATATTTATGAGATTCCAGAGATAGTAGGAATGCCTTTAGATTATATTTCTAGCAAATATCAAAGGTGGCATAATGAAACGATAAAAACCCTAAAAGATAAATTTTAG
- the fliL gene encoding flagellar basal body-associated protein FliL, producing the protein MADEEQKESKLASLKQNKMILFIIIGVVALLLIILIVVGILIFSGGDETQSQDANQPTQSSASKSSVANPNSSLLNVGPMYPLDQFIVNLVSTGGGKRYLKTAIALEMSIAEMQPELDTKVNILRDTIITILASKTFEEIQTTRGKQKLKEEIIARLNEFLVDGRISNVFFTEFVVQ; encoded by the coding sequence ATGGCTGATGAAGAGCAAAAAGAATCTAAACTAGCAAGTCTCAAACAAAACAAAATGATTTTATTCATTATCATTGGTGTTGTTGCATTGCTTTTGATTATCCTAATTGTTGTTGGGATTTTAATCTTTAGTGGTGGAGATGAAACGCAATCCCAAGATGCAAATCAACCCACTCAAAGCTCTGCTTCTAAAAGTAGCGTCGCAAATCCAAATAGCTCACTTTTAAATGTAGGTCCTATGTATCCTCTTGATCAATTTATTGTCAATCTAGTTTCTACAGGAGGTGGAAAACGCTATTTGAAAACTGCAATTGCATTGGAAATGAGTATCGCTGAAATGCAACCAGAACTTGACACAAAAGTGAATATCTTACGCGATACTATCATTACAATTTTAGCTTCTAAGACCTTTGAAGAAATACAGACTACAAGAGGCAAACAAAAACTTAAAGAAGAAATTATTGCTCGTCTTAATGAATTTTTAGTGGATGGTAGAATTTCAAATGTTTTCTTTACTGAATTTGTGGTGCAATGA
- the maf gene encoding septum formation inhibitor Maf: MLRLCSTSLSRQQILKENGIAFTQCDNGFDEETLELSNPRSFVYTAAICKHKKALETYGLELPLLVVDSVIECANTLQRKPKNQKEAEKFLQMQNGNSIHILSCCILHSSKFYLINLSKTSYEFSSFNLKDLEVYLQSQQWQNKAGAVMVEGFHKKYIKKQIGSTSNAMGLHFEAIQPFLELL; this comes from the coding sequence GTGCTGAGACTATGTTCAACTTCGCTTAGCAGACAACAGATTCTAAAAGAAAATGGAATCGCCTTTACACAATGCGACAATGGCTTTGATGAAGAGACTTTGGAATTATCTAACCCAAGAAGTTTTGTTTATACTGCTGCAATTTGCAAACACAAAAAAGCATTAGAAACTTATGGTTTAGAACTTCCGCTTTTAGTTGTTGATAGCGTCATAGAATGCGCCAATACTCTACAAAGAAAACCTAAAAACCAAAAAGAAGCAGAAAAATTTCTCCAAATGCAAAATGGAAACTCTATCCATATTCTAAGCTGTTGCATTTTACATTCTAGTAAATTTTATTTGATTAATCTAAGTAAAACCTCTTATGAATTTTCTAGCTTTAATCTAAAAGATTTGGAAGTCTATCTTCAAAGCCAACAATGGCAAAATAAGGCGGGGGCAGTTATGGTGGAAGGATTCCACAAAAAATACATCAAAAAGCAAATTGGTAGCACTTCCAATGCGATGGGTTTGCATTTTGAAGCAATCCAGCCTTTTTTGGAGCTTCTATGA
- a CDS encoding YdcH family protein produces MLHEYRDEITALKQENAHFAKIFDEHNELDQKIQDISEGREHATDVELSELKKKKLSLKDEALAMIMEYKENKK; encoded by the coding sequence ATGCTACACGAATACAGAGATGAGATCACAGCGCTTAAACAAGAGAATGCACATTTTGCAAAAATTTTTGATGAACACAATGAACTTGATCAAAAAATACAAGACATTAGTGAGGGCAGAGAACACGCGACAGATGTTGAACTAAGTGAATTAAAAAAGAAAAAGCTTAGCTTAAAAGATGAAGCTTTAGCAATGATTATGGAATATAAAGAAAACAAAAAATAA